A window of the Cheilinus undulatus linkage group 21, ASM1832078v1, whole genome shotgun sequence genome harbors these coding sequences:
- the zgc:161969 gene encoding uncharacterized protein zgc:161969: MEVEAQESFGESKSAMHTWRYRHHFTYKADQGKNIIVQCNLCLPRVNLLSTSKTSTSNLKKHLDRTHLGCEARPDAKRGRKKEEQNGEESRHLQLKKLKQEIISKCMTQAKTDDLIFNFIVEDCQSFYLLEQPGFKKLIAGLTEGLTCMSRVTLFRMVDQNFSRMREELMVKLSNIQYVCTTADVWTANNSSFFGMTCHWIDPASLERKSAALGFSRLQGRVSHDSIAGRIHDIHVAYNIESKVQTTVTDNGSPFMSVFREFAVDIQENDDDIGFYENVSGILEGEPEQDLLLFLPTVQRCASHTLEQIVTEDFWQAVSQGPMCQLHYSAMAKVYAIWSKCHHLQVGMDVAEEIGKMALVVPAVMRWNVEYNAMQKIISLSERELTELCARLEVPRLQPEEAAFLKEYVTVFHPLAFALELFQAEQKCYLGLVIPTILSLKNKLNEQKDAADYFTDVINAIVMAIDVRFQDLFASTEAKIATATTPQFRLWWMAASERDEMCTLLATEASQMDPSIITVANTSRNSSTIQSEDDFFSYGPVKPSIQIQQRGVMEEVQKYIEGKGKSLECLQDFPRVKQLFFKYNTTLPSSAPVQRLFSQKGNLVTSQRNFLTDDYFERIQLLRYNNSLCTLATQ; the protein is encoded by the coding sequence AGAACACACCTGGGCTGTGAGGCCCGGCCTGATGCCAAGAGAGGGCGAAAGAAAGAGGAGcagaatggagaagaaagcagacacctgcagctcaaaaaactcaAACAGGAAATCATCTCCAAATGCATGACCCAAGCAAAGACagatgatttgatttttaacttCATCGTGGAGGACTGTCAGTCGTTTTACTTGCTGGAGCAGCCGGGCTTCAAGAAGCTGATCGCAGGTTTAACTGAGGGGCTGACTTGCATGAGTAGGGTGACTTTGTTCAGAATGGTGGACCAGAACTTCTCCAGGATGCGAGAGGAGCTGATGGTCAAACTCAGCAACATCCAGTACGTTTGCACCACGGCTGACGTCTGGACAGCCAACAACAGCAGCTTCTTTGGGATGACTTGTCACTGGATCGATCCGGCGTCTCTGGAGAGGAAATCTGCAGCTCTGGGGTTTTCACGGCTGCAGGGAAGAGTCTCCCATGACAGCATCGCTGGGCGGATACATGACATACATGTAGCGTATAATATCGAAAGCAAAGTTCAGACCACAGTCACTGATAACGGCAGCCCCTTTATGAGCGTGTTCAGGGAGTTTGCAGTGGACATCCAGGAAAATGACGACGACATTGGCTTCTATGAGAACGTCAGCGGTATCCTGGAGGGCGAGCCGGAGCAGGACTTGCTGCTGTTTCTGCCCACAGTCCAGCGCTGTGCTTCACACACCCTGGAGCAGATTGTGACTGAGGACTTCTGGCAGGCGGTGTCACAGGGGCCAATGTGTCAGCTGCATTACAGTGCCATGGCCAAGGTGTACGCCATATGGAGCAAATGTCACCATCTCCAGGTGGGCATGGATGTAGCAGAGGAGATAGGAAAGATGGCTCTTGTTGTTCCAGCTGTCATGCGCTGGAATGTGGAGTACAATGCCATGCAAAAGATCATCTCTCTCAGTGAGAGAGAGCTGACGGAGCTGTGCGCCCGCCTGGAGGTCCCACGCTTACAGCCGGAGGAGGCGGCCTTCCTGAAGGAGTATGTGACTGTCTTCCATCCGCTTGCTTTTGCACTTGAACTTTTCCAAGCAGAGCAGAAGTGTTACCTCGGTTTGGTCATCCCGACCATTCTCAGTCTGAAGAATAAGTTAAACGAGCAGAAAGATGCAGCAGATTACTTCACTGATGTCATCAACGCCATTGTTATGGCTATTGATGTGCGGTTTCAGGACCTGTTTGCCAGCACGGAGGCAAAGATTGCGACAGCAACAACACCTCAGTTTCGCTTGTGGTGGATGGCTGCGTCAGAGAGGGATGAGATGTGCACCCTGCTGGCTACAGAAGCCTCCCAGATGGATCCCTCCATCATAACTGTGGCAAACACCAGCAGGAACTCATCAACCATCCAATCAGAGGATGACTTCTTCAGCTATGGGCCTGTGAAGCCTTCCATTCAGATCCAGCAGCGGGGCGTGATGGAGGAGGTTCAGAAGTACATTGAAGGAAAAGGGAAGAGTCTTGAGTGCCTTCAGGACTTCCCAAGAGTGAAGCAGCTTTTCTTCAAATATAACACCACCCTCCCCTCCAGCGCCCCCGTGCAGCGTCTCTTCAGTCAGAAAGGAAATCTGGTCACCTCGCAAAGAAACTTTCTGACTGACGACTACTTCGAACGCATTCAGCTTTTAAGATACAACAACAGCCTGTGCACTTTGGCCACTCAGTAA